In Gemmatimonadaceae bacterium, one DNA window encodes the following:
- a CDS encoding bifunctional nuclease family protein, whose product MDRIGLDASSKAYVVILEEKSGTRALPIWIGRPEAEAIAAHLNEVPRERPMTHDLAGSLITGLGGLLRRVQVTRVVKGTFIAELHLQRGGQPVVVDARPSDAIAIALRLGAPIFVAEVLFEEEDDDTGETPTPSDGDHLSADELQRHLSQLRPEDFGRFTP is encoded by the coding sequence GTGGATCGCATTGGATTGGACGCGTCGTCCAAGGCCTACGTGGTGATCCTGGAGGAGAAGTCGGGGACGCGGGCGCTGCCGATCTGGATCGGGCGCCCGGAGGCCGAGGCGATTGCCGCGCATCTCAATGAGGTGCCGCGCGAGCGGCCGATGACCCACGACCTTGCCGGCTCGCTGATCACCGGGTTGGGTGGCTTGCTGCGCCGCGTGCAGGTGACGCGCGTGGTGAAGGGCACGTTCATCGCCGAACTGCACCTGCAACGGGGCGGGCAGCCCGTGGTGGTGGACGCGCGGCCGTCAGATGCCATCGCGATCGCCCTGCGGCTCGGCGCGCCGATCTTCGTGGCCGAGGTCCTGTTCGAGGAGGAGGACGACGACACAGGCGAGACGCCCACGCCCTCCGACGGCGACCATCTCTCGGCGGACGAGCTGCAGCGTCATCTCTCGCAGTTGCGGCCCGAGGACTTCGGGCGCTTCACGCCGTGA
- a CDS encoding ABC transporter substrate-binding protein, giving the protein MFQHRSSALRGFRQAVYTGFSTVAVTVAAVCLLSVAACGEAPRLNAGDAVVDDFGDTLRLAAAPSRVVSLNPVTTELLFALGAGDRLVGRTSWDLYPEAARAVADVGNGMGPNVEVVLGQRPDLVLLYASESNRLAIQQLRAAGVQTLTHRTDRIADLQRVIPVIAAALGVDSVGRLVADSVHASVESVRALPRPAEPARAYWHIWDAPIMTIGGGSYLSELLEVAGAANVFGDLEQPSPQVSLEEIARRDPDVLLAGPLAAERIRRTPGWRAVRAVREGRIVVIDTTIVGRPGVRMGEAARFLRLHIVDSIGRPR; this is encoded by the coding sequence ATGTTTCAGCACCGATCGTCTGCGTTGCGCGGGTTCCGACAGGCTGTCTACACGGGCTTCAGTACCGTCGCCGTGACCGTTGCCGCCGTCTGCCTGCTGTCGGTGGCCGCCTGCGGCGAGGCTCCGCGACTTAACGCCGGCGACGCGGTGGTCGACGACTTCGGCGACACACTACGCCTGGCCGCCGCGCCGTCACGCGTCGTCTCGCTGAACCCCGTCACGACCGAACTGCTCTTCGCGCTCGGCGCTGGTGATCGGCTCGTGGGACGTACCAGTTGGGATCTCTACCCCGAGGCGGCGCGCGCCGTGGCCGATGTCGGGAACGGGATGGGCCCGAACGTGGAGGTCGTGCTCGGGCAGCGGCCGGACCTCGTGCTGCTCTACGCGAGCGAGTCCAATCGTCTCGCCATCCAGCAGCTGCGCGCCGCCGGCGTGCAGACGTTGACGCACCGCACGGATCGCATCGCCGACCTGCAGCGCGTGATCCCGGTGATAGCGGCGGCGCTCGGCGTCGACTCGGTCGGCCGACTCGTGGCTGACTCCGTGCACGCAAGCGTGGAGTCGGTGCGTGCGCTGCCGCGTCCCGCGGAACCGGCGCGCGCGTACTGGCACATCTGGGACGCGCCGATCATGACCATCGGCGGTGGCAGCTACCTCTCCGAACTGCTCGAGGTGGCGGGTGCCGCCAACGTGTTCGGCGATCTCGAGCAGCCATCGCCGCAGGTCTCGTTGGAAGAGATCGCACGGCGCGACCCGGATGTGTTGCTGGCAGGGCCCCTGGCGGCCGAGCGGATCCGCCGCACGCCGGGCTGGCGCGCCGTGCGCGCCGTGCGCGAAGGGCGCATCGTGGTGATCGATACGACGATTGTCGGGCGTCCTGGGGTGCGGATGGGCGAGGCCGCGCGCTTCCTGCGGCTGCACATCGTCGACAGCATCGGGCGGCCGCGGTGA
- the metK gene encoding methionine adenosyltransferase produces the protein MQHRHLFTSESVSEGHPDKVADQISDAVLDQLLAQDPRSRVACETMVTTGLATIFGEVTTNAWVDLRKVVRETIKDIGYTEAGIGFDADSCGVLNALGQQSQDIAQGVDTGGAGDQGMMFGFACDETPELMPLPIMLAHRLVHTLADRRKDGTLPWLRPDSKSQVSVVYEDGKPVEVDTVVISTQHADKISNKTIREAVIRDIINVVIPEELRAKRMKIHINPTGRFVIGGPHGDAGLTGRKIIVDTYGGMGRHGGGAFSGKDPSKVDRSAAYAARWVAKNIVAAKLATKVEVQLAYAIGVAKPVSVMVDTFGTNTVDERAIMKAVSEVFDLTPKGIMDSLDLRKPIYGPTAAYGHFGRAPEKAVRFGKKVMLFPWEQTNKTAELRRAVRGS, from the coding sequence ATGCAACATCGCCATCTCTTCACGTCCGAGTCCGTGTCCGAGGGCCATCCGGACAAGGTTGCCGACCAGATCTCCGACGCGGTGCTCGACCAGCTGCTCGCCCAGGACCCGCGCTCGCGCGTGGCCTGCGAGACGATGGTGACCACGGGACTGGCGACGATCTTCGGCGAGGTCACGACCAACGCCTGGGTCGACCTGCGCAAGGTCGTGCGCGAGACAATCAAGGACATCGGCTACACGGAGGCGGGCATCGGCTTCGACGCCGACTCCTGCGGCGTGCTGAACGCGCTGGGGCAGCAGTCCCAGGACATCGCGCAGGGCGTGGACACCGGCGGCGCCGGCGACCAAGGCATGATGTTCGGCTTCGCCTGCGACGAGACGCCGGAGTTGATGCCGCTGCCAATCATGCTGGCGCACCGGCTCGTGCACACGCTGGCCGACCGTCGCAAGGACGGCACGCTGCCGTGGCTGCGGCCGGACAGCAAGTCGCAGGTCTCGGTCGTGTACGAGGATGGGAAACCGGTCGAGGTGGACACGGTGGTCATCTCCACGCAGCACGCCGACAAGATCTCGAACAAGACGATCCGCGAGGCTGTGATCCGCGACATCATCAACGTGGTGATCCCCGAGGAACTGCGCGCCAAGCGGATGAAGATCCACATCAACCCCACCGGGCGCTTCGTCATCGGTGGCCCGCACGGTGACGCCGGCCTCACGGGTCGCAAGATCATCGTGGATACCTACGGCGGCATGGGCCGTCACGGTGGTGGTGCCTTCTCGGGCAAGGACCCGTCAAAGGTCGATCGCTCGGCGGCCTACGCCGCGCGCTGGGTGGCGAAGAACATCGTCGCCGCCAAGCTGGCGACGAAGGTGGAGGTACAGCTGGCCTACGCCATCGGTGTGGCCAAGCCCGTCTCGGTGATGGTGGACACCTTCGGCACCAACACGGTGGATGAGCGCGCCATCATGAAGGCCGTGTCCGAGGTATTCGACCTGACGCCGAAGGGCATCATGGACTCGCTGGACCTCCGGAAGCCGATCTATGGTCCGACCGCCGCCTACGGACATTTCGGGCGCGCGCCCGAGAAGGCCGTGCGCTTCGGCAAGAAGGTGATGCTCTTCCCCTGGGAGCAGACCAACAAGACGGCGGAGCTGCGGCGCGCGGTCCGCGGCAGCTGA
- a CDS encoding iron ABC transporter permease, translated as MKLHVWLALVLLLLVAVVLGVLGGPVPLAATEVWSALRGVGDATQLAIVQNLRLPRVALGVAVGAGLAASGTALQATLRNPLAEPYLLGVSGGAAAGAVAAVTLGLSSALLLPLFAFAGAVVAVVIVLLVARAVSGHADPRVLLMAGVVVGAFCTAVIMVALATAPENTVRGALWWMMGSLGDAQWRSLRWVALYVAIGIALLVWWSRDVDVLALGEDAAASLGLPVERVTRRIYLTASLLAAATVAGAGLIGFVGLIVPAIARALGARNTRQAVVAAALAGAALVVLADLAARTLLRPAELPLGAVTAIIGVPFFLWRLRSAR; from the coding sequence GTGAAGCTGCACGTCTGGCTCGCGTTGGTGCTGCTGCTACTTGTGGCAGTCGTACTTGGCGTACTCGGTGGCCCGGTTCCGCTCGCTGCCACCGAGGTGTGGTCGGCGCTGCGCGGCGTGGGTGACGCCACGCAGTTGGCGATCGTGCAGAACCTGCGATTGCCGCGCGTGGCGCTCGGTGTGGCGGTGGGGGCCGGACTCGCGGCCAGCGGCACAGCCTTGCAGGCCACGCTGCGCAATCCGCTGGCGGAGCCGTACCTCCTGGGAGTGAGCGGCGGTGCAGCGGCGGGAGCGGTGGCCGCTGTCACGCTGGGACTCAGCTCGGCCCTGTTGCTTCCGCTCTTTGCGTTCGCCGGGGCGGTGGTCGCCGTGGTCATCGTGCTCTTGGTGGCGCGCGCCGTGAGCGGCCACGCGGATCCGCGCGTGCTGTTGATGGCCGGCGTCGTCGTCGGCGCGTTCTGCACGGCAGTGATCATGGTGGCGCTGGCGACGGCGCCCGAGAACACCGTGCGCGGCGCCCTGTGGTGGATGATGGGCTCCCTCGGCGACGCGCAGTGGCGCTCGCTGCGCTGGGTGGCGCTCTACGTGGCGATTGGCATCGCACTGCTGGTGTGGTGGTCGCGCGACGTCGATGTCCTTGCGCTCGGTGAGGATGCCGCCGCCTCGTTGGGGCTGCCGGTGGAGCGCGTCACGCGGCGCATCTATCTCACGGCGTCGCTCCTGGCTGCGGCCACGGTGGCCGGAGCGGGACTGATCGGATTCGTCGGACTCATCGTTCCGGCGATCGCCCGCGCGCTCGGGGCACGCAACACTCGCCAGGCGGTTGTTGCCGCTGCGCTCGCTGGCGCGGCGCTCGTCGTGCTCGCCGATCTCGCGGCGCGCACCCTGCTGCGTCCGGCGGAACTCCCCTTGGGCGCGGTGACCGCTATCATCGGTGTGCCGTTCTTCCTCTGGCGCCTGCGGAGCGCGCGATGA